The Faecalibacter sp. LW9 genome has a segment encoding these proteins:
- a CDS encoding ATP-binding protein, with translation MIAVLLTTAVLILLITNRHFNDQTKKYHEDILNRKEKAVLTSIDYLLDSYSISDGINKDNVIPIIGERMLEISDINKLDIVLYDYRGNLRMTTLGESPRYPVLPQFILDSLNKNGYYKESIQEKDKDRSYYASYSYVKDVFASENLAIVNLPYETNDVFLQDDMFTLMGSYGVAFMFILLLGAIMIYVVSNNTFNKLSSFAERIKETEVISNNIPIQYDREDEIRVLVDAYNEMLIKLKAQSEQLATIEREEAWREFARQVAHEIKNPLTPMKLMIQNYMRKFESDDTELTARTKRTSAILMQQIETIESIADAFSDFAKMPNRKDELIDIVEVIKNTLEIFPMQYITYTFSRPQINTMFDKQYLNRIVTNIVKNAFQSIPMNRTAIISVDVSLVENNIMIIIEDNGKGISDDEKQEIFKPRFTTKSSGSGIGLSMVKKIIEDYNGSIEFDSAVDVGSKFIIKFPFRKDEKAV, from the coding sequence ATGATAGCAGTGTTATTAACTACGGCTGTTCTTATTTTACTTATTACCAATCGTCACTTTAACGATCAAACTAAAAAATATCACGAAGATATTTTAAATCGTAAAGAGAAGGCGGTTCTTACGTCGATTGACTATTTGTTGGATTCTTATTCGATTTCGGATGGGATTAATAAAGACAATGTTATCCCGATTATCGGAGAGCGTATGCTAGAAATTTCGGATATTAACAAGTTGGATATCGTTTTATACGATTATCGTGGAAACTTGAGAATGACTACTTTAGGCGAGTCGCCTCGTTATCCTGTTTTACCCCAATTTATATTAGACAGTTTAAATAAGAATGGTTATTATAAAGAATCGATTCAGGAAAAAGATAAAGACCGTTCCTATTATGCTTCATACAGCTATGTTAAAGATGTTTTTGCTTCTGAAAATTTAGCGATTGTCAACTTGCCTTACGAAACCAATGATGTCTTCTTACAAGATGATATGTTTACCTTGATGGGAAGCTATGGGGTTGCTTTTATGTTTATTCTTCTTCTTGGAGCAATTATGATTTATGTGGTAAGTAATAATACCTTTAATAAGTTAAGTTCTTTTGCAGAACGAATTAAAGAAACAGAAGTGATTTCGAATAATATTCCCATTCAGTACGATCGTGAGGATGAAATTCGTGTGTTGGTCGACGCCTATAATGAGATGTTGATTAAACTAAAAGCTCAATCGGAACAATTAGCAACGATAGAAAGGGAAGAAGCATGGAGAGAATTTGCGCGACAAGTGGCACATGAGATTAAAAATCCATTGACACCGATGAAGTTGATGATTCAGAATTATATGCGAAAATTCGAATCGGATGATACTGAGTTAACAGCGCGAACAAAACGTACTTCTGCAATTCTAATGCAGCAGATTGAAACCATTGAATCCATTGCCGATGCATTTTCTGATTTTGCTAAAATGCCAAACCGTAAAGATGAGCTAATCGACATTGTAGAGGTGATTAAAAATACGTTGGAGATATTTCCAATGCAATATATTACTTACACATTCTCGCGACCTCAAATCAATACGATGTTCGATAAACAGTATCTGAATCGTATTGTGACCAATATTGTAAAGAATGCATTTCAGTCTATTCCTATGAATCGTACAGCAATCATATCTGTTGACGTTTCATTAGTTGAAAATAATATCATGATTATTATTGAAGATAATGGAAAAGGAATTTCAGATGATGAAAAACAAGAAATTTTTAAGCCACGCTTCACAACAAAATCCAGTGGTTCCGGAATTGGATTATCAATGGTAAAAAAGATTATTGAAGATTATAATGGTTCAATTGAATTTGATAGTGCAGTGGATGTTGGATCAAAATTTATTATAAAATTTCCATTTAGAAAGGATGAGAAAGCCGTTTAG
- a CDS encoding tRNA1(Val) (adenine(37)-N6)-methyltransferase has translation MKVGTDGVLLGAWAELKQGEHVLDIGSGTGLISLMLAQRFTEALIDAVELDESAFNQTNENFLNSKYTDRLAVYQMPIQSYETMKKYDLIVSNPPFFVNNERVELDARKTARQQETLTFDQLLKKTKELLAENGRASFIIPFDLEEQFIIIAKGLNLFPQRLVHIKGNVNAPYKRSMIELGFHPTDPMISTLIIEVDRHQYTEDYIQLTKDFYLKM, from the coding sequence ATGAAAGTAGGAACAGATGGGGTTTTATTAGGTGCTTGGGCTGAATTGAAACAAGGAGAACATGTCTTAGATATCGGATCCGGGACAGGTCTAATCAGTCTTATGCTTGCACAGCGTTTTACAGAGGCTCTAATTGATGCAGTTGAATTAGATGAATCTGCATTCAATCAAACCAATGAAAACTTCTTAAACTCAAAATATACTGATCGTTTAGCAGTTTATCAAATGCCTATTCAATCGTATGAAACGATGAAGAAATACGATTTGATTGTGAGTAATCCTCCATTTTTCGTGAACAATGAAAGAGTGGAGTTGGATGCTCGTAAAACGGCTCGACAACAAGAGACACTTACATTTGATCAACTATTGAAGAAAACGAAGGAATTATTAGCAGAAAATGGAAGAGCATCGTTTATTATACCATTTGATTTGGAAGAGCAGTTTATAATAATTGCCAAAGGTTTAAATTTATTTCCTCAACGATTGGTTCACATTAAAGGAAACGTAAATGCTCCTTATAAACGCAGTATGATTGAGCTTGGATTTCATCCTACAGATCCGATGATTTCAACTTTAATTATAGAAGTGGATCGTCATCAGTATACAGAGGATTATATCCAACTGACCAAAGATTTTTATTTAAAAATGTAA
- the pckA gene encoding phosphoenolpyruvate carboxykinase (ATP) — MSVELAKYGILNSTIHYQLSPEELTTKMVETGQGEITTSGAVNILTGEFTGRSPKDRFIVKDDITEEIVWWDGNINIPFDSEKFDALYDKVVAHLSGKDIYVRDAFACADDRFKTKIRAITETPGANLFIYNMFIRPTEEELKSFGDSEWTIINAPTFVADPATDGTRQHNFSILNFKRKIVLNGGTGYTGEMKKGIFSALNFILPVEKNTLPMHCSANSGENGDTAMFFGLSGTGKTTLSADKNRRLIGDDEHGWTDDNTVFNFEGGCYAKVINLSAEGEPEIYGAIKKGALLENVGYFEGTKEVDFANTDVTENTRVSYPIDFIENIAEPSLGTNPKNIFFLSFDAYGVFPPIAKLNPDQAAYLFISGYTSKVAGTEAGVTEPQTTFSSCFGAPFMPLHPTKYAEMLSDKVEKTGVNVWLINTGWNGQKKRMSLKDTRAVINAALRGDLDNVEYKKDPYFGFEVPVAIEGVDAEKLNPATSFDTPEAYENNAKELAGKFKANFEKFAEFATPELLSGGPLI; from the coding sequence ATGAGCGTAGAATTGGCAAAATACGGAATTTTAAATTCCACGATACACTATCAATTAAGCCCAGAAGAATTAACTACGAAAATGGTTGAAACTGGTCAGGGTGAAATTACTACATCTGGCGCTGTTAATATTTTAACAGGAGAGTTTACAGGTAGATCACCTAAGGACCGCTTTATCGTAAAAGACGATATTACGGAAGAAATCGTATGGTGGGATGGTAACATTAATATTCCTTTCGATTCTGAAAAATTTGATGCTTTATACGACAAAGTCGTTGCTCATTTAAGCGGAAAAGACATCTATGTTCGTGATGCTTTTGCTTGTGCTGATGATCGCTTCAAAACGAAAATTAGAGCTATAACTGAAACTCCAGGTGCAAACTTATTTATCTATAATATGTTTATTCGTCCTACAGAGGAAGAATTAAAATCATTTGGAGATTCTGAATGGACAATTATTAATGCTCCAACTTTTGTGGCTGATCCTGCTACAGATGGAACGAGACAACATAATTTCTCTATTTTAAATTTTAAACGTAAAATCGTTTTAAACGGTGGTACAGGATACACTGGGGAAATGAAAAAAGGAATTTTCTCAGCGTTAAACTTTATTTTACCTGTAGAGAAAAACACTTTACCAATGCATTGTTCTGCTAACTCTGGTGAAAACGGAGATACAGCAATGTTCTTTGGTTTATCAGGAACTGGTAAAACGACTTTATCTGCGGATAAAAATCGTCGTTTAATTGGTGATGACGAACACGGTTGGACGGATGACAATACGGTATTCAACTTTGAAGGTGGATGTTATGCCAAAGTAATTAACTTATCAGCTGAAGGAGAACCAGAAATCTATGGAGCAATTAAAAAAGGTGCTTTATTAGAAAATGTAGGTTACTTTGAAGGTACAAAAGAAGTTGATTTCGCAAATACTGATGTTACAGAAAATACACGTGTTTCTTACCCGATTGATTTTATCGAAAATATCGCTGAACCTTCATTAGGTACAAACCCTAAAAATATTTTCTTTTTATCATTTGATGCCTATGGAGTTTTCCCTCCAATTGCAAAATTAAATCCAGATCAAGCCGCTTACTTATTTATCTCTGGATACACATCAAAAGTTGCGGGAACTGAAGCAGGTGTTACAGAACCACAAACAACATTCTCTTCTTGTTTTGGTGCTCCATTTATGCCATTACATCCAACGAAGTATGCTGAAATGTTAAGCGACAAAGTGGAGAAAACAGGAGTGAACGTATGGTTAATCAACACGGGATGGAATGGACAGAAAAAACGTATGTCTTTAAAAGATACTCGTGCGGTAATTAACGCTGCATTAAGAGGAGATTTAGACAACGTAGAATACAAAAAAGATCCATATTTCGGATTTGAAGTACCAGTTGCTATCGAAGGAGTAGATGCTGAAAAGTTAAATCCAGCAACATCATTCGATACGCCTGAAGCTTACGAAAACAACGCCAAAGAATTAGCAGGTAAATTCAAAGCAAACTTCGAGAAATTTGCGGAATTTGCAACTCCAGAATTATTATCTGGTGGACCATTAATCTAA
- a CDS encoding acyl carrier protein has product MSDITSRVKAIIVDKLGVDESEVTLEASFTNDLGADSLDTVELIMEFEKEFDIQIPDDQAEKISTVGQAVKYIEDLNK; this is encoded by the coding sequence ATGTCTGACATTACATCAAGAGTGAAAGCGATTATCGTAGATAAATTAGGAGTTGACGAAAGCGAAGTAACTCTAGAAGCAAGCTTCACTAACGATTTAGGAGCTGATTCATTAGATACAGTTGAATTAATCATGGAGTTCGAAAAAGAATTTGATATTCAAATTCCAGACGATCAAGCTGAGAAAATCTCTACTGTAGGTCAAGCTGTTAAATACATCGAAGACTTAAACAAGTAA
- the fabF gene encoding beta-ketoacyl-ACP synthase II produces MELKRVVVTGLGALTPIGNTYHEYWEALKNGVSGAAPITLFDASQFKTQFACEVKNFNIEDHFDRKEARKLDRCAQLGIVAAREAVKDSGILDDANVNKERIGVIWGSGIGGIKTFEEEVTSYATGNGTPRFNPFFIPKMIADITPGHISMEYGFINYTTVSACASSTNAIIDAFMLIQLGKANAIVTGGSEAAVTESSMGGFNALHALSTRNDDPKTASRPFDKDRDGFIMGEGGGCIILEEYEHAVARGAKIYAELVGGGLSADAHHLTAPHPEGLGAFNVMKNALDDANIRLEDIDHINMHGTSTPLGDIAESKAITKLFGDHAYNMQINSTKSMTGHLLGAAGIIEAIAAISAVKNDIVPPTINHFTDDENLDPKIDYTFNVAKERVVNYALSNTFGFGGHNACVIFKKYK; encoded by the coding sequence ATGGAATTAAAAAGAGTAGTAGTAACAGGTTTAGGCGCTCTTACACCAATTGGAAACACTTACCACGAATACTGGGAAGCGTTAAAAAATGGTGTAAGTGGCGCTGCGCCTATTACGCTATTTGATGCTTCTCAATTTAAAACACAATTTGCGTGTGAAGTGAAAAACTTCAACATCGAAGATCACTTTGATCGTAAAGAAGCACGTAAGTTAGACCGTTGTGCACAATTAGGAATAGTTGCTGCTAGAGAAGCTGTGAAAGACAGTGGTATTTTAGACGATGCCAACGTAAACAAAGAGCGTATAGGTGTAATTTGGGGTTCTGGTATCGGAGGAATTAAAACATTCGAAGAAGAGGTTACAAGCTACGCAACCGGGAATGGAACACCACGTTTCAATCCATTCTTCATCCCAAAAATGATTGCAGATATTACTCCAGGGCATATTTCGATGGAATATGGTTTTATTAACTACACAACTGTTTCAGCATGTGCTTCTTCAACGAATGCCATTATCGATGCATTTATGTTAATCCAATTAGGAAAAGCTAATGCGATCGTTACAGGTGGTTCGGAAGCTGCAGTAACTGAATCAAGTATGGGTGGATTTAATGCTTTACATGCGTTATCGACACGCAATGATGATCCAAAAACAGCATCGCGTCCATTTGATAAAGACCGTGATGGTTTTATCATGGGAGAAGGTGGAGGATGTATCATCTTAGAAGAATATGAACATGCCGTTGCGCGTGGAGCAAAAATTTATGCTGAATTAGTAGGAGGTGGACTTTCTGCTGATGCTCACCACTTAACTGCACCACATCCAGAAGGATTAGGAGCATTTAATGTGATGAAAAATGCATTAGATGATGCAAATATTCGTCTGGAAGATATTGATCACATCAATATGCACGGAACATCAACTCCATTAGGAGACATCGCAGAATCAAAAGCAATCACTAAATTATTTGGTGATCATGCCTACAATATGCAAATTAACTCGACTAAATCGATGACAGGTCACCTTTTAGGTGCAGCTGGAATCATAGAAGCTATTGCAGCGATTAGTGCGGTTAAAAACGACATTGTACCTCCAACCATTAATCACTTTACGGATGATGAAAATCTTGATCCAAAAATTGATTACACATTCAATGTGGCAAAAGAAAGAGTAGTTAACTACGCTTTAAGTAACACATTTGGATTCGGTGGACACAATGCATGTGTGATATTCAAGAAGTATAAGTAA
- a CDS encoding ribonuclease III family protein, whose translation MFFLQKLFSFKKKRVESPDDAPLLEFLRSILGYYPSNVEVFKEAFTHRSAQKKDDNGNSINFERLEFLGDALLGASAATHLYYQAPDQQEGYLTKMRSKIVSRKQLNAISKQLGLLTHLEPKNNHANLGEDVNGDLLEALVGAIYVDKDIQAVESFIKSKIIDPHADLDRLEHTITSHKSLILEWSQKTRNTLRFNTFEEQNAEDLQVFVSVIRLNDKVIAKGRGTSKKKAEESASKRAYYMLQKKMDNI comes from the coding sequence ATGTTTTTTCTTCAAAAATTATTTTCTTTTAAAAAAAAACGAGTTGAGTCACCAGATGACGCACCTTTATTAGAGTTTTTACGATCGATTTTAGGATACTATCCAAGCAATGTAGAAGTTTTTAAAGAAGCATTTACACATCGATCTGCACAGAAAAAAGATGATAATGGCAACAGTATTAATTTTGAAAGATTAGAATTTTTGGGAGATGCATTACTTGGTGCTTCTGCCGCTACACATTTATACTACCAAGCTCCAGATCAACAAGAAGGTTATTTAACGAAGATGCGTTCAAAAATTGTTTCACGTAAGCAATTGAATGCCATTTCAAAACAATTGGGATTATTAACACATTTAGAACCCAAAAATAATCACGCCAATTTAGGGGAAGATGTAAATGGAGATTTATTAGAAGCCTTAGTTGGAGCAATCTATGTCGACAAGGATATCCAAGCCGTAGAATCTTTTATCAAAAGCAAAATTATCGATCCTCATGCGGATTTAGATCGTTTAGAGCATACCATTACTAGTCATAAATCATTGATTTTGGAGTGGTCTCAAAAAACGAGAAATACGTTGAGATTCAATACTTTTGAAGAACAAAATGCGGAAGATCTACAAGTATTTGTTTCGGTTATCCGTTTGAATGATAAAGTAATTGCGAAAGGAAGAGGAACTTCTAAGAAAAAAGCAGAAGAGAGTGCATCAAAACGCGCTTACTATATGCTACAGAAAAAAATGGATAATATATAA
- a CDS encoding IPExxxVDY family protein — translation MAEYLLLDDFIDFQLVGVHSSFESSFQFIYHLNQTFDTRFHRIKDLDILINQQEFFFSTYHWFDTFNKIEYYIIKNRPIQVVSKNKEVDLSQLFQA, via the coding sequence ATGGCAGAATACCTCTTATTAGACGATTTTATTGATTTTCAGTTAGTAGGAGTACATTCTTCATTTGAATCCTCGTTTCAATTTATATATCATTTGAATCAAACCTTTGATACCCGTTTTCATCGGATCAAAGATTTAGATATCTTGATTAATCAACAAGAATTCTTTTTTTCTACTTATCATTGGTTCGATACATTTAATAAAATCGAATATTATATTATTAAAAATCGCCCTATTCAGGTGGTTTCTAAAAATAAAGAAGTAGATTTATCTCAGCTATTTCAGGCCTAA
- the pyk gene encoding pyruvate kinase: MVYDKNYLKKTKIVATLGPATELREVILEMMKKGTDVFRINFSHADYADVKNKIDTIHQLNEEFGYNTAILADLQGPKLRIGKMEHEDFVINPGDILTFTNEDVVGTNEKVFMTYKKFAQDVQVGENILIDDGKLILKVIETNGVDVVKAETIQGGPLRSKKGVNLPNTKISLPALTEKDKEDAKFAIENRVDWFALSFVRSGQDVVDLQEFIKEHASFKIPIISKIEKPEALENIDDILVHSDGLMVARGDLGVEVPFEIVPKAQKQLIDKAKLARKPVIVATQMMETMISSLTPTRAEVSDVANAVFDGADAVMLSGETSVGLYPVQVIEKMTKILQTVEDDHHINIPEHKPKVKNERFVTDIVCYNAAKMVSHTDAKAIATLTYSGYTAFQISSHRPNAFILVFNPSKRINRMLNLLWGVKSINYDPRDTSTDQTVTEVNILAKNHGYVDYGDYILNLNAMPAFEKGITNTLRISMV; encoded by the coding sequence ATGGTTTACGATAAAAACTATCTGAAAAAAACAAAAATTGTAGCGACTTTAGGTCCTGCAACAGAACTTCGCGAAGTAATTCTTGAAATGATGAAAAAGGGAACGGATGTCTTCCGTATCAACTTTTCGCATGCGGATTATGCAGACGTAAAAAACAAAATTGATACAATACACCAACTGAACGAGGAGTTCGGTTATAATACTGCAATTTTAGCCGATTTACAAGGTCCAAAACTACGTATCGGTAAAATGGAACACGAGGATTTTGTAATTAATCCCGGGGACATTTTAACGTTTACAAATGAGGATGTTGTTGGGACAAACGAAAAAGTCTTTATGACGTACAAAAAGTTTGCTCAAGATGTACAAGTTGGCGAAAACATCTTAATTGATGATGGGAAATTAATCTTAAAAGTTATTGAAACTAATGGAGTAGATGTTGTAAAAGCAGAAACAATCCAAGGTGGACCATTACGTTCTAAAAAAGGGGTTAATTTACCTAATACTAAAATTTCATTACCTGCATTAACTGAGAAGGATAAAGAAGATGCGAAATTCGCTATTGAAAACCGTGTGGATTGGTTTGCTTTATCGTTCGTACGTTCTGGGCAAGATGTAGTGGATTTACAAGAATTTATTAAAGAACATGCTTCATTTAAAATTCCAATTATTTCTAAAATTGAGAAACCAGAAGCGTTAGAAAATATCGATGATATCTTAGTTCATTCGGATGGATTAATGGTCGCTCGTGGAGATTTAGGAGTAGAAGTTCCTTTTGAAATTGTTCCAAAAGCGCAAAAACAATTAATTGATAAAGCGAAATTAGCGCGTAAGCCAGTTATTGTTGCAACGCAAATGATGGAAACAATGATTTCGAGTTTAACACCTACTCGTGCTGAAGTTTCTGATGTTGCGAATGCCGTGTTTGATGGAGCTGATGCCGTAATGTTATCAGGAGAGACTTCTGTAGGTTTATATCCTGTTCAAGTAATTGAAAAGATGACAAAAATTCTTCAAACAGTAGAAGATGATCATCACATCAATATTCCAGAACATAAACCAAAAGTGAAAAATGAGCGTTTTGTAACAGATATTGTATGTTACAATGCAGCAAAAATGGTATCTCATACGGATGCCAAAGCTATTGCTACCTTAACGTATTCAGGGTATACGGCTTTTCAAATTTCATCTCACCGTCCAAATGCCTTTATCTTAGTCTTTAACCCAAGTAAACGTATCAATCGTATGTTGAACTTATTATGGGGGGTAAAATCGATCAACTATGATCCACGTGATACTTCAACAGACCAAACGGTAACGGAGGTAAATATCTTAGCAAAAAACCACGGATATGTGGATTATGGAGATTACATCTTAAATTTAAATGCAATGCCAGCTTTCGAAAAAGGAATCACGAATACATTACGTATTTCTATGGTATAA
- the pheS gene encoding phenylalanine--tRNA ligase subunit alpha, which produces MIDQIKQYIEEVKNFHSTNAAEIEEFRIKFLGKKGILNDLFAQFKAVPNEEKKEFGQVVNELKTLATEKATVLKNEISSEGTTDAGLDLTRPGEPFTLGSRHPINITKNRILEIFKRIGFGVSEGPEIEDDWHNFTALNLPTYHPARDMQDTFFIEQDPDIVLRTHTSSVQIRHMENHQPPMRFLAPGRVYRNEAISSRSHMMFHQIEGLYIDKGVSFADLKQTLSYFTQELFGKSEIRLRPSYFPFTEPSAEVDVYWGLETETDYRMTKGTGWLEIMGCGMIDPNVLKNVNIDPEVYSGYAFGMGIERIALLLYQIGDIRLYTENDVRFLEQFKSELF; this is translated from the coding sequence ATGATTGACCAAATCAAACAATATATAGAAGAAGTGAAAAACTTCCATTCGACAAATGCTGCCGAAATTGAGGAGTTTAGAATTAAATTTTTAGGTAAAAAAGGAATTTTAAATGACTTGTTTGCACAATTCAAAGCAGTTCCTAACGAAGAGAAGAAAGAATTTGGTCAAGTTGTAAATGAATTAAAAACATTAGCAACAGAAAAAGCGACTGTTCTTAAAAACGAAATTTCGTCTGAAGGTACAACGGACGCTGGATTAGATTTAACACGTCCAGGTGAGCCATTTACTTTAGGTTCTCGTCATCCAATCAACATTACGAAAAACAGAATTTTAGAAATCTTCAAACGTATTGGTTTTGGAGTTTCTGAGGGTCCTGAAATCGAAGATGATTGGCACAACTTTACAGCCCTAAATTTACCAACATATCACCCAGCACGTGATATGCAAGATACGTTCTTCATCGAGCAAGATCCAGATATTGTTTTACGTACACATACATCGTCTGTACAAATTCGTCATATGGAAAACCATCAACCACCAATGCGTTTCTTAGCGCCAGGTCGTGTTTACCGTAACGAAGCGATTTCTTCTCGTTCACACATGATGTTCCACCAAATCGAAGGGTTATACATAGATAAAGGAGTTTCTTTTGCCGATTTAAAGCAAACATTAAGTTACTTTACACAAGAGTTATTTGGTAAGTCAGAAATTCGTTTACGTCCTTCTTATTTCCCATTTACAGAACCTTCTGCTGAAGTTGATGTGTACTGGGGATTAGAAACAGAAACAGATTACCGTATGACAAAAGGTACAGGATGGTTAGAAATCATGGGATGTGGTATGATTGATCCTAACGTATTGAAAAACGTAAACATCGATCCAGAAGTTTATTCAGGTTATGCATTCGGTATGGGAATTGAGCGTATCGCTTTATTATTATATCAAATTGGAGACATCCGTTTATACACAGAAAATGACGTTAGATTCTTAGAACAATTCAAATCAGAATTATTCTAA